The proteins below are encoded in one region of Saccopteryx leptura isolate mSacLep1 chromosome 1, mSacLep1_pri_phased_curated, whole genome shotgun sequence:
- the MAN2B1 gene encoding lysosomal alpha-mannosidase isoform X2, with translation MGVDAQPSGVCAGGGRGAAGPWTSPSALRPPLLRLSFIFLLLAAPSARAAGYKTCPMVKLDMLNVHLVAHTHDDVGWLKTVDQYFYGTYNTIQHAGVQYILDSVISSLLAEPTRRFVYVEMAFFSRWWHQQTNATQDVVRELVRQGRLEFANGGWVMNDEAATHYGAIIDQMTLGLRFLEDTFGSDGRPLVAWHIDPFGHSREQASLFAQMGFDGFFFGRLDYQDKLVRKKMLRMEQLWRASASLKPPAADLFTSVLPNLYNPPKNLCWDVLCADRPIVDDPRSPEYNAKELVDYFLKLAAAQGQYYRTHHTIMTMGSDFQYENANMWFKNLDKLIQLVNAQQANGSRVNVLYSTPACYLWELNKANLTWSVKQDDFFPYADGPHKFWTGFFTSRPALKRYERLSYNFLQVCNQLEALAGPAANVGPYGSGDSAPLNEAMAVLQHHDAVSGTSKQHVADDYARQVAAGWGPCEVLLSNALALLSGSKEEFIFCRNLNVSLCPLSQTSKNFQVTIYNPLGRKVDWMVRLPVGKNIFLVKDPSGTVVPSDVVTVPSSDRQDLLFSASVPALGFSIYSVTQVPGRSPQTRIPQIRSQKPASHVKASSHILTIQNEHIWARFDPDTGLLMEMKNLDQDVLLPIRQAFYWYNASTGNSLSAQVSGAYIFRPTRQEPLPISHWAQTRLVKTDLVQEVHQNFSAWCSQVVRLYPGQRHLELEWTVGPIPVGDGWGKEVISYFDTALETKGLFFTDSNGREILERRRNYRPTWKLKQTEPVAGNYYPVNSRIYITDGDVQLTVLTDRSQGGSSLRDGSIELMVHRRLLRDDERGVGEPLLEKGAGLWVRGRHLVLLDKAQTAAVGHRLQAEKELLAPQVVLAPGGGTPYHLEVTPRKQYSGMRRELPPNVHLLTLARWGPQMLLLRLEHQFALGEDMVGNLSSPVTLDLTDLFSAFTIIDLKETTLAANQLRANASRLQWKSYKDAALKPSPSQLDPASITLQPMEIRTFLASVQWEKDG, from the exons ATGGGCGTCGACGCTCAGCCTTCTGGGGTCTGCGCTGGCGGCGGCCGGGGCGCAGCGGGGCCCTGGACGAGCCCCAGCGCGCTGCGGCCACCGCTCCTAcgtctttccttcatttttttgctGTTGGCTGCGCCCAGCGCTCGGGCCGCGGGATACAAG ACATGCCCCATGGTGAAGCTGGACATGCTCAACGTGCACCTGGTGGCCCACACACATGATGACGTGGGCTGGCTTAAGACAGTGGACCAGTACTTTTATGGCA CCTATAATACCATCCAACACGCGGGTGTTCAGTATATCCTAGACTCTGTCATCTCTTCCCTGTTGGCGGAGCCCACCCGTCGCTTCGTCTATGTGGAGATGGCCTTCTTCTCCCGTTGGTGGCATCAACAGACAAATGCAACACAAGATGTCGTGCGGGAGCTAGTGCGTCAGG GGCGCCTGGAGTTTGCCAACGGTGGCTGGGTGATGAATGACGAGGCGGCCACCCACTATGGAGCCATCATAGACCAGATGACACTAGGGCTGCGCTTCCTGGAGGACACTTTTGGCAGTGATGGTCGTCCCCTTGTGGCCTGGCACATCGACCCCTTTGGCCATTCTCGGGAGCAGGCTTCACTCTTTGCACAG ATGGGCTTTGACGGCTTCTTCTTTGGGCGCCTGGATTATCAGGACAAGTTGGTGAGGAAGAAGATGCTAAGGATGGAACAGTTGTGGCGGGCCAGTGCCAGCCTGAAGCCCCCTGCTGCTGACCTCTTCACCA GTGTGCTCCCCAACCTTTACAACCCACCGAAGAATCTGTGCTGGGATGTCCTGTGTGCTGACAGACCTATTGTGGACGACCCCCGCAGCCCTGAATACAATGCCAAAGAACTGGTTGATTACTTCCTAAAGTTAGCTGCAGCCCAG GGCCAGTACTACCGCACCCACCACACCATCATGACCATGGGCTCGGACTTCCAATATGAGAATGCCAACATGTGGTTCAAGAACCTTGACAAGCTCATTCAGCTGGTCAATGCCCAG CAGGCCAACGGGAGCCGTGTCAATGTTCTCTACTCCACTCCTGCCTGTTACCTCTGGGAGCTGAACAAGGCCAACCTTACCTG GTCGGTGAAACAGGATGACTTCTTCCCCTATGCAGATGGCCCTCACAAATTCTGGACTGGCTTCTTTACCAGCAGGCCAGCTCTCAAACGCTATGAACGCCTCAGCTATAACTTCCTGCAG GTATGCAACCAGCTGGAGGCACTGGCGGGTCCAGCTGCCAACGTGGGACCCTATGGCTCTGGAGACAGTGCACCCCTCA ATGAGGCAATGGCTGTGCTCCAGCACCATGATGCAGTCAGTGGGACCTCCAAGCAGCACGTAGCAGACGACTATGCGCGCCAGGTGGCAGCAGGCTGGGGACCCTGTGAG GTTCTTCTGAGCAATGCCCTGGCACTGCTCAGCGGCTCCAAGGAGGAGTTCATATTCTGCCGCAACCTCAACGTCAGCCTGTGTCCACTCAGTCAGACCTCGAAGAAC TTCCAGGTGACCATTTATAACCCCTTAGGGCGGAAAGTAGATTGGATGGTGCGGCTTCCAGTCGGCAAAAACATTTTCCTTGTGAAGGACCCCAGTGGCACAGTTGTGCCCAGTGAT GTGGTAACAGTGCCCAGCTCAGACAGACAGGACCTGCTTTTCTCAGCCTCAGTGCCTGCCCTTGGCTTCAGCATCTACTCGGTAACCCAGGTGCCTGGCCGGAGCCCACAGACTCGCATCCCCCAGATCAGATCCCAGAAGCCCGCATCCCATGTCAAGGCCTCGTCCCACATCTTGACCATCCAAAATGAG CATATCTGGGCTAGGTTTGACCCTGACACAGGGCTCTTGATGGAGATGAAGAACCTGGACCAGGATGTCCTGTTGCCTATTCGCCAAGCCTTCTACTG GTACAACGCCAGTACAGGCAACAGCCTAAGCGCCCAGGTCTCAGGCGCCTACATCTTCAGACCCACCCGACAGGAACCACTGCCCATAAGCCACTGGGCTCAAACCCGCCTGGTGAAG ACAGACTTGGTGCAGGAGGTGCACCAGAACTTTTCAGCCTGGTGTTCCCAGGTGGTTCGCCTGTACCCGGGACAGCGGCACCTGGAGCTGGAGTGGACGGTGGGACCAATACCTGTAGG TGACGGCTGGGGAAAGGAAGTCATCAGTTATTTTGACACTGCGCTGGAGACAAAAGGACTCTTCTTCACTGACAGTAATGGCCGGGAGATCTTGGAGAGGAG GAGGAATTATCGACCCACCTGGAAGCTGAAACAGACTGAGCCAGTGGCAGGAAACTACTATCCAGTCAACAGCCGCATTTACATTACG GATGGAGATGTGCAGCTGACAGTGTTGACCGACCGCTCCCAGGGGGGCAGCAGCCTGAGAGATGGCTCAATAGAGCTCATG GTGCACCGAAGGCTGCTGAGAGATGATGAGCGTGGAGTTGGGGAACCGCTGCTGGAAAAGGGGGCGGGGTTGTGGGTGCGAGGGCGTCACCTCGTGCTGCTGGACAAGGCCCAGACCGCGGCCGTAGGACACCGGTTGCAGGCTGAAAAGGAGCTCCTGGCCCCGCAGGTGGTGCTTGCCCCAGGTGGTGGCACCCCCTACCACCTGGAGGTCACCCCACGCAAGCAG TACTCGGGGATGCGCCGGGAGCTACCGCCCAATGTACATCTGCTTACATTGGCCCGCTGGGGCCCGCAAATGCTGTTGCTGCGCTTAGAGCACCAATTCGCCTTAGGGGAGGATATGGTCGGCAACTTGAGCTCCCCGGTTACCTTGGACTTGACG GACCTGTTCTCTGCCTTTACCATCATCGACCTTAAGGAGACCACGCTGGCTGCCAACCAGCTCAGGGCGAATGCCTCCAGGCTCCAGTGGAAATCCTACAAGG ATGCTGCACTCAAGCCATCTCCCTCCCAGCTGGACCCCGCCAGCATCACACTGCAACCCATGGAAATCCGCACCTTCCTGGCCTCGGTCCAATGGGAAAAGGATGGCTAG
- the MAN2B1 gene encoding lysosomal alpha-mannosidase isoform X1, whose translation MGVDAQPSGVCAGGGRGAAGPWTSPSALRPPLLRLSFIFLLLAAPSARAAGYKTCPMVKLDMLNVHLVAHTHDDVGWLKTVDQYFYGTYNTIQHAGVQYILDSVISSLLAEPTRRFVYVEMAFFSRWWHQQTNATQDVVRELVRQGRLEFANGGWVMNDEAATHYGAIIDQMTLGLRFLEDTFGSDGRPLVAWHIDPFGHSREQASLFAQMGFDGFFFGRLDYQDKLVRKKMLRMEQLWRASASLKPPAADLFTSVLPNLYNPPKNLCWDVLCADRPIVDDPRSPEYNAKELVDYFLKLAAAQGQYYRTHHTIMTMGSDFQYENANMWFKNLDKLIQLVNAQQQANGSRVNVLYSTPACYLWELNKANLTWSVKQDDFFPYADGPHKFWTGFFTSRPALKRYERLSYNFLQVCNQLEALAGPAANVGPYGSGDSAPLNEAMAVLQHHDAVSGTSKQHVADDYARQVAAGWGPCEVLLSNALALLSGSKEEFIFCRNLNVSLCPLSQTSKNFQVTIYNPLGRKVDWMVRLPVGKNIFLVKDPSGTVVPSDVVTVPSSDRQDLLFSASVPALGFSIYSVTQVPGRSPQTRIPQIRSQKPASHVKASSHILTIQNEHIWARFDPDTGLLMEMKNLDQDVLLPIRQAFYWYNASTGNSLSAQVSGAYIFRPTRQEPLPISHWAQTRLVKTDLVQEVHQNFSAWCSQVVRLYPGQRHLELEWTVGPIPVGDGWGKEVISYFDTALETKGLFFTDSNGREILERRRNYRPTWKLKQTEPVAGNYYPVNSRIYITDGDVQLTVLTDRSQGGSSLRDGSIELMVHRRLLRDDERGVGEPLLEKGAGLWVRGRHLVLLDKAQTAAVGHRLQAEKELLAPQVVLAPGGGTPYHLEVTPRKQYSGMRRELPPNVHLLTLARWGPQMLLLRLEHQFALGEDMVGNLSSPVTLDLTDLFSAFTIIDLKETTLAANQLRANASRLQWKSYKDAALKPSPSQLDPASITLQPMEIRTFLASVQWEKDG comes from the exons ATGGGCGTCGACGCTCAGCCTTCTGGGGTCTGCGCTGGCGGCGGCCGGGGCGCAGCGGGGCCCTGGACGAGCCCCAGCGCGCTGCGGCCACCGCTCCTAcgtctttccttcatttttttgctGTTGGCTGCGCCCAGCGCTCGGGCCGCGGGATACAAG ACATGCCCCATGGTGAAGCTGGACATGCTCAACGTGCACCTGGTGGCCCACACACATGATGACGTGGGCTGGCTTAAGACAGTGGACCAGTACTTTTATGGCA CCTATAATACCATCCAACACGCGGGTGTTCAGTATATCCTAGACTCTGTCATCTCTTCCCTGTTGGCGGAGCCCACCCGTCGCTTCGTCTATGTGGAGATGGCCTTCTTCTCCCGTTGGTGGCATCAACAGACAAATGCAACACAAGATGTCGTGCGGGAGCTAGTGCGTCAGG GGCGCCTGGAGTTTGCCAACGGTGGCTGGGTGATGAATGACGAGGCGGCCACCCACTATGGAGCCATCATAGACCAGATGACACTAGGGCTGCGCTTCCTGGAGGACACTTTTGGCAGTGATGGTCGTCCCCTTGTGGCCTGGCACATCGACCCCTTTGGCCATTCTCGGGAGCAGGCTTCACTCTTTGCACAG ATGGGCTTTGACGGCTTCTTCTTTGGGCGCCTGGATTATCAGGACAAGTTGGTGAGGAAGAAGATGCTAAGGATGGAACAGTTGTGGCGGGCCAGTGCCAGCCTGAAGCCCCCTGCTGCTGACCTCTTCACCA GTGTGCTCCCCAACCTTTACAACCCACCGAAGAATCTGTGCTGGGATGTCCTGTGTGCTGACAGACCTATTGTGGACGACCCCCGCAGCCCTGAATACAATGCCAAAGAACTGGTTGATTACTTCCTAAAGTTAGCTGCAGCCCAG GGCCAGTACTACCGCACCCACCACACCATCATGACCATGGGCTCGGACTTCCAATATGAGAATGCCAACATGTGGTTCAAGAACCTTGACAAGCTCATTCAGCTGGTCAATGCCCAG CAGCAGGCCAACGGGAGCCGTGTCAATGTTCTCTACTCCACTCCTGCCTGTTACCTCTGGGAGCTGAACAAGGCCAACCTTACCTG GTCGGTGAAACAGGATGACTTCTTCCCCTATGCAGATGGCCCTCACAAATTCTGGACTGGCTTCTTTACCAGCAGGCCAGCTCTCAAACGCTATGAACGCCTCAGCTATAACTTCCTGCAG GTATGCAACCAGCTGGAGGCACTGGCGGGTCCAGCTGCCAACGTGGGACCCTATGGCTCTGGAGACAGTGCACCCCTCA ATGAGGCAATGGCTGTGCTCCAGCACCATGATGCAGTCAGTGGGACCTCCAAGCAGCACGTAGCAGACGACTATGCGCGCCAGGTGGCAGCAGGCTGGGGACCCTGTGAG GTTCTTCTGAGCAATGCCCTGGCACTGCTCAGCGGCTCCAAGGAGGAGTTCATATTCTGCCGCAACCTCAACGTCAGCCTGTGTCCACTCAGTCAGACCTCGAAGAAC TTCCAGGTGACCATTTATAACCCCTTAGGGCGGAAAGTAGATTGGATGGTGCGGCTTCCAGTCGGCAAAAACATTTTCCTTGTGAAGGACCCCAGTGGCACAGTTGTGCCCAGTGAT GTGGTAACAGTGCCCAGCTCAGACAGACAGGACCTGCTTTTCTCAGCCTCAGTGCCTGCCCTTGGCTTCAGCATCTACTCGGTAACCCAGGTGCCTGGCCGGAGCCCACAGACTCGCATCCCCCAGATCAGATCCCAGAAGCCCGCATCCCATGTCAAGGCCTCGTCCCACATCTTGACCATCCAAAATGAG CATATCTGGGCTAGGTTTGACCCTGACACAGGGCTCTTGATGGAGATGAAGAACCTGGACCAGGATGTCCTGTTGCCTATTCGCCAAGCCTTCTACTG GTACAACGCCAGTACAGGCAACAGCCTAAGCGCCCAGGTCTCAGGCGCCTACATCTTCAGACCCACCCGACAGGAACCACTGCCCATAAGCCACTGGGCTCAAACCCGCCTGGTGAAG ACAGACTTGGTGCAGGAGGTGCACCAGAACTTTTCAGCCTGGTGTTCCCAGGTGGTTCGCCTGTACCCGGGACAGCGGCACCTGGAGCTGGAGTGGACGGTGGGACCAATACCTGTAGG TGACGGCTGGGGAAAGGAAGTCATCAGTTATTTTGACACTGCGCTGGAGACAAAAGGACTCTTCTTCACTGACAGTAATGGCCGGGAGATCTTGGAGAGGAG GAGGAATTATCGACCCACCTGGAAGCTGAAACAGACTGAGCCAGTGGCAGGAAACTACTATCCAGTCAACAGCCGCATTTACATTACG GATGGAGATGTGCAGCTGACAGTGTTGACCGACCGCTCCCAGGGGGGCAGCAGCCTGAGAGATGGCTCAATAGAGCTCATG GTGCACCGAAGGCTGCTGAGAGATGATGAGCGTGGAGTTGGGGAACCGCTGCTGGAAAAGGGGGCGGGGTTGTGGGTGCGAGGGCGTCACCTCGTGCTGCTGGACAAGGCCCAGACCGCGGCCGTAGGACACCGGTTGCAGGCTGAAAAGGAGCTCCTGGCCCCGCAGGTGGTGCTTGCCCCAGGTGGTGGCACCCCCTACCACCTGGAGGTCACCCCACGCAAGCAG TACTCGGGGATGCGCCGGGAGCTACCGCCCAATGTACATCTGCTTACATTGGCCCGCTGGGGCCCGCAAATGCTGTTGCTGCGCTTAGAGCACCAATTCGCCTTAGGGGAGGATATGGTCGGCAACTTGAGCTCCCCGGTTACCTTGGACTTGACG GACCTGTTCTCTGCCTTTACCATCATCGACCTTAAGGAGACCACGCTGGCTGCCAACCAGCTCAGGGCGAATGCCTCCAGGCTCCAGTGGAAATCCTACAAGG ATGCTGCACTCAAGCCATCTCCCTCCCAGCTGGACCCCGCCAGCATCACACTGCAACCCATGGAAATCCGCACCTTCCTGGCCTCGGTCCAATGGGAAAAGGATGGCTAG